In Spirochaeta thermophila DSM 6578, the following proteins share a genomic window:
- a CDS encoding sialate O-acetylesterase — MLRTCGYRLLALVSSILLLVGCVTMEKTTEPLVPLKTSRLFLNNMVLQREVPVPVWGTGHPGLTVEVRFRDQVKRSVVDEEGRWMVWLDPMEASTRDEEMTISYVLSERDRRRIAGEPEVRVLRGVLVGDVWLCAGQSNMEMGMAAIADRDRELEDIDYPHIRLYLIPKSTGPFPERDVPGAWFPSEREYLVTGGWFGFSAVAYTFGRKLHKELGVPIGLIQAAYGGSPIHAWIPEEELRAFPELARYAEMIDEARAEYEDALKRDPAARHPWEGITDYDKLKPATIYNAMIAPLVPLALKGVIWYQGESDVGDGPLYTVKMRALIQGLRRLFGDPALPFFFAQIAPWDYGTEGLLPRFWEAQAAVLEVPHTGMAPTVDVGDPDDIHPRRKREVGERLALLALHDVYGRDDIDPFPPTAVRVVREPSGVRVIFAHAERLVTHDGNPPREFSVVRSSGEVVPAPALIEGQSVLLQVEHPEEVREVRYAWRNTPEVNLFDESGLPAMPFSLRVE, encoded by the coding sequence ATGCTGAGAACCTGTGGATATCGCCTGCTCGCACTGGTGAGCAGTATCCTCTTGCTCGTGGGGTGTGTAACCATGGAGAAGACAACGGAACCCCTGGTCCCTTTGAAGACCTCGAGACTCTTCCTCAACAACATGGTCCTCCAGCGTGAGGTGCCGGTCCCCGTGTGGGGAACCGGACATCCGGGCCTCACGGTGGAGGTGCGATTCAGAGATCAGGTGAAGCGGAGCGTGGTGGACGAGGAGGGGAGGTGGATGGTCTGGCTCGATCCCATGGAGGCGTCCACCCGGGACGAGGAGATGACCATCTCCTATGTGCTCTCGGAGCGTGACCGGAGGCGGATCGCAGGGGAGCCCGAGGTCCGGGTGCTCCGGGGCGTGCTGGTCGGTGACGTGTGGCTCTGTGCCGGGCAGTCCAACATGGAGATGGGCATGGCCGCCATCGCCGATCGCGACCGGGAGCTCGAGGACATCGACTACCCGCACATCCGCCTCTACCTCATCCCCAAGTCGACCGGTCCCTTCCCGGAAAGGGATGTTCCGGGCGCGTGGTTCCCCTCCGAGCGCGAGTACCTCGTGACCGGAGGGTGGTTCGGGTTTTCCGCGGTGGCCTACACGTTCGGGAGGAAGCTCCACAAGGAGCTGGGCGTGCCCATAGGCCTCATCCAGGCCGCCTATGGAGGAAGCCCCATCCACGCCTGGATCCCCGAGGAAGAGCTTCGGGCCTTCCCGGAGCTGGCACGGTATGCCGAGATGATAGATGAGGCCCGCGCGGAGTACGAGGATGCCCTGAAGCGTGATCCTGCTGCACGTCACCCATGGGAGGGGATCACCGACTACGACAAGCTCAAGCCTGCTACGATTTACAACGCGATGATCGCTCCGCTCGTGCCCCTCGCCCTCAAGGGTGTGATCTGGTATCAGGGGGAGAGCGACGTGGGCGATGGACCCCTCTATACGGTGAAGATGCGCGCCCTCATCCAGGGACTGAGGCGCCTCTTCGGTGACCCGGCGCTTCCGTTTTTCTTCGCCCAGATCGCTCCGTGGGACTATGGGACCGAGGGGCTCCTCCCGAGGTTCTGGGAGGCCCAGGCGGCGGTGCTCGAGGTGCCGCACACGGGTATGGCGCCCACGGTGGATGTGGGCGATCCGGACGACATCCATCCCCGCCGCAAGCGTGAGGTGGGAGAGCGCCTCGCCCTCCTCGCCCTCCACGATGTCTACGGGCGGGATGATATCGACCCCTTCCCCCCCACTGCGGTGCGGGTGGTGAGGGAGCCCTCGGGGGTGCGGGTGATCTTCGCCCATGCGGAGAGGCTCGTGACACACGACGGGAATCCGCCCCGCGAGTTCTCCGTGGTGCGCTCCTCGGGAGAGGTGGTCCCGGCCCCGGCCCTCATCGAGGGACAGTCCGTGCTGCTGCAGGTGGAGCACCCCGAGGAGGTGCGGGAGGTACGGTACGCGTGGCGCAACACCCCCGAGGTGAACCTCTTCGACGAATCGGGACTTCCCGCCATGCCGTTCTCGCTGAGGGTGGAGTAG
- a CDS encoding glycoside hydrolase family 5 protein translates to MKRKWIIVLAAVVVLAAGVGVGLSLATGGSVVDRHGMLQVRGNAICDAHGRRIQLRGMSLFWSQWSAPFWNPELVRNLARTWKVSLIRAAMGVENAYLTSNKYHKNLLIKVVDAAIEEGIYVIIDWHSHNIYLPQAEAFFAEMAERYGNVPNVIFEIYNEPDTETWDEIKAYAVRIIETIRSRGAKNLIVVGTPHWSQDVDVAADDPITGYENIAYTLHFYAGTHREELREKARYALSKGLPIFVTEWGTCEASGDGPIDVEESERWLAFLDEHMISWANWAMNDKRESASVLVFGASTTGPWPDDQLTESGRFVKAKIMEAPVRVGERVE, encoded by the coding sequence ATGAAGCGGAAGTGGATCATCGTGCTCGCGGCGGTGGTGGTGCTCGCGGCGGGCGTGGGGGTGGGTCTCAGCCTCGCCACCGGCGGATCGGTGGTGGATCGGCACGGCATGCTCCAGGTGAGGGGCAATGCGATCTGCGATGCCCATGGCCGAAGGATACAGCTACGGGGAATGAGCCTCTTCTGGAGTCAGTGGTCGGCGCCGTTCTGGAACCCGGAGCTGGTGAGAAACCTCGCCCGTACCTGGAAGGTCTCCCTCATTCGAGCTGCCATGGGGGTGGAGAACGCCTACCTCACGAGCAACAAGTACCACAAGAACCTCCTCATCAAGGTGGTGGATGCGGCGATCGAGGAGGGAATCTATGTGATCATCGACTGGCACTCCCACAACATCTACCTTCCGCAGGCCGAGGCCTTCTTTGCCGAGATGGCCGAGCGGTATGGCAACGTACCGAACGTGATCTTCGAGATCTACAATGAGCCTGATACCGAGACATGGGACGAGATCAAGGCCTATGCGGTGCGCATCATCGAGACCATACGCTCGAGGGGGGCGAAGAACCTCATCGTTGTGGGCACGCCGCACTGGTCGCAGGACGTTGATGTGGCGGCCGACGATCCGATTACCGGGTACGAGAACATCGCCTATACCCTCCACTTCTACGCAGGGACGCACCGGGAGGAGTTGAGGGAAAAGGCCCGGTATGCTCTTTCGAAGGGGCTTCCGATTTTTGTAACGGAGTGGGGTACGTGTGAGGCCTCGGGAGATGGGCCGATTGATGTGGAGGAATCCGAACGTTGGCTCGCCTTTCTGGATGAACATATGATAAGCTGGGCGAACTGGGCCATGAACGACAAGCGCGAGAGTGCCTCGGTCCTTGTCTTCGGGGCGAGCACCACGGGGCCCTGGCCCGACGACCAGCTCACCGAGTCGGGACGTTTCGTGAAGGCCAAGATCATGGAGGCCCCGGTGAGGGTGGGGGAGCGGGTGGAGTAG
- a CDS encoding ArsR/SmtB family transcription factor: MPEFSEEQEVLIDEMASFFRMMGDPTRIRILSLLFDEELCVHTLADRLEMTQSAVSHQLALLKHAWLVRSRREGKHVYYSLADEHVKQVYELAREHLEEM, encoded by the coding sequence ATGCCTGAGTTTTCCGAGGAACAGGAGGTCCTCATCGATGAAATGGCCTCCTTTTTCAGGATGATGGGGGATCCCACCCGTATCAGGATCCTCTCCCTCCTTTTCGACGAGGAGCTCTGCGTGCACACCCTTGCCGACCGGCTGGAGATGACGCAGTCCGCGGTCTCCCACCAGCTTGCGCTCCTTAAACATGCATGGCTCGTGCGTTCGAGACGGGAGGGAAAGCATGTGTACTACAGCCTTGCGGACGAGCACGTGAAACAGGTGTACGAGCTCGCCCGGGAGCACCTCGAGGAGATGTGA
- a CDS encoding heavy metal translocating P-type ATPase, with amino-acid sequence MERRYVPQEIPPSTRACGGEDASCSACAAVGASPAEKRTPLWPYFTASGVLLVFIVLREVIPAVPSLVWDAAFLALYVWAALPLWQQGVRSLLRGGILDEFVLMSVATLGACVLGAYAEAAAVAVFYQLGEALQDRAVRRARESISALLSVMPEVARLVEGGRVREVRPEEVRPGQVVLVRPGERVPVDGVVREGRSDLSLAVLTGESFPRAVEEGDEVQAGALNLTGLLEIEASRPYGESSIVRIRRLIEEARERKGRVERFFTRFARVYTPLVVALAVLVAVVPPVVGLGPLSVWGYRALVLLVISCPCALVVGIPLVYMSAMGVAAKRGVLFKGGTVLDALARVSTVVFDKTGTLTRGVFVVKGVEPAGGFSADEVLEWAARAEAHAAHPVAEAVRRTYREKGGDLEGLSGAWREVPGRGVVAEVMGRRVVTGSDRLLHDEGIPHEGCSSGGGVVEVALDGRHVGRLWVQDEVREEAKRVLEELGKLGVRRVVVLTGDTEEAVQEVAADLGIREWKAGLFPEDKVAEVARCAEQAQGVVFVGDGVNDAGVLAQADVGIAMGAGGTQVASESADVVLMEDSLHGVVEAVRLARKARVVLWENVAIILGLKVGLMAAGVAGLAGMWEAVIGDVGTTLLAVLNALRAFGWGARREGVRGGR; translated from the coding sequence ATGGAAAGACGATACGTTCCACAGGAGATACCTCCTTCCACACGGGCGTGCGGTGGAGAGGATGCCTCCTGCAGTGCGTGTGCTGCGGTGGGCGCCTCCCCTGCTGAGAAGAGGACGCCGCTCTGGCCGTACTTCACTGCCTCTGGAGTCCTCCTTGTCTTCATCGTGCTTCGTGAGGTCATTCCTGCAGTACCGTCCCTGGTGTGGGATGCTGCCTTCCTTGCCCTCTACGTGTGGGCTGCGCTTCCCCTGTGGCAACAGGGGGTGAGGAGTCTCCTACGCGGGGGGATCCTCGACGAGTTCGTGCTCATGAGTGTGGCTACCCTGGGGGCCTGTGTGCTGGGGGCGTATGCCGAGGCTGCAGCGGTGGCGGTCTTCTATCAGTTGGGCGAGGCCCTCCAGGATCGCGCGGTGCGTCGGGCAAGGGAGTCGATCTCGGCCCTTCTGTCGGTGATGCCGGAGGTGGCTCGCCTCGTGGAGGGTGGACGAGTCCGTGAGGTACGTCCCGAGGAGGTGCGGCCGGGTCAGGTGGTGCTCGTGCGTCCTGGTGAGCGGGTTCCCGTGGATGGCGTGGTACGTGAGGGGAGGAGTGACCTGTCCCTCGCGGTTCTCACAGGGGAGTCGTTCCCCAGGGCGGTGGAGGAGGGTGATGAGGTGCAGGCAGGGGCTCTCAACCTCACGGGTCTCCTCGAGATTGAGGCGAGCCGGCCGTATGGTGAGTCCTCCATTGTGAGGATTCGACGGCTGATAGAGGAGGCGAGGGAACGGAAGGGGCGGGTGGAGCGGTTCTTCACCCGGTTTGCCCGTGTGTACACGCCTCTGGTGGTGGCGCTTGCCGTGCTCGTGGCGGTGGTGCCCCCTGTGGTGGGGCTTGGACCGCTGTCGGTGTGGGGGTACCGGGCCCTGGTGCTCCTGGTGATCTCGTGTCCGTGCGCCCTGGTGGTGGGAATCCCCCTGGTGTACATGAGTGCAATGGGTGTGGCTGCCAAGAGGGGGGTGCTCTTCAAGGGGGGAACGGTGCTTGATGCGCTCGCCCGGGTGTCCACAGTGGTGTTCGACAAGACCGGGACGCTCACGAGGGGGGTGTTCGTGGTCAAAGGGGTGGAGCCGGCCGGAGGGTTCTCGGCCGATGAGGTGCTCGAGTGGGCGGCGAGGGCCGAGGCCCACGCGGCGCATCCTGTGGCCGAGGCGGTGAGGAGGACGTATCGGGAGAAGGGAGGGGATCTCGAGGGGCTCTCCGGGGCATGGCGAGAGGTGCCGGGGCGTGGGGTGGTGGCCGAGGTGATGGGGCGGCGTGTGGTGACAGGGAGCGACCGCCTGCTCCACGACGAGGGGATCCCGCACGAGGGGTGCTCCTCCGGCGGGGGTGTGGTGGAGGTGGCGCTGGATGGCCGGCATGTGGGGAGGCTGTGGGTGCAGGATGAGGTGAGGGAGGAGGCGAAGCGGGTGCTCGAGGAGCTCGGGAAGCTGGGGGTGCGGCGCGTGGTGGTGCTCACAGGCGACACCGAGGAGGCGGTGCAGGAGGTGGCGGCGGATCTGGGGATCCGGGAGTGGAAGGCGGGGCTTTTCCCGGAGGACAAGGTGGCCGAGGTGGCGCGGTGTGCAGAACAGGCACAGGGGGTGGTGTTCGTGGGGGATGGGGTCAACGATGCGGGGGTCCTCGCGCAGGCCGATGTGGGGATTGCGATGGGGGCGGGTGGCACGCAGGTGGCGAGCGAGAGCGCGGATGTGGTGCTCATGGAGGATTCGCTCCACGGTGTGGTGGAGGCGGTGCGGCTCGCGCGAAAGGCACGGGTGGTGCTGTGGGAGAATGTGGCGATCATCCTGGGCCTCAAGGTGGGGCTCATGGCAGCCGGTGTGGCGGGGCTTGCGGGTATGTGGGAGGCGGTGATCGGGGATGTGGGCACCACGCTCCTTGCGGTGCTCAATGCGCTGAGGGCGTTTGGGTGGGGGGCTAGGAGGGAAGGAGTGCGAGGAGGGCGGTGA
- a CDS encoding energy-coupling factor transporter transmembrane component T family protein, with amino-acid sequence MRDTLLFFYQPGDGVLHRVDVRSKALGFVWACAATMASGRWGLGVLGLLGVGLCVGGGVRGVWGSLRGVAVLGVLVLVGRALSTEGTVVWEGLGMRVTAEGLVRGAVGAGKLGLLVVWAHLFLASTPLSSFEAALAWLLSPIPVLRRLRGLIAGTLSLMLSFLPLIAHQAALIQDALAARLLSPSRHPIRYLTLLSTTLIQNLILLAQETADALTARTYSFTPPPLPTGPSLLPPLPFLAVLAPLTALLALLPS; translated from the coding sequence GTGAGGGATACGCTCCTCTTTTTCTACCAGCCTGGTGATGGGGTGCTCCACAGGGTGGATGTGAGGAGCAAGGCGCTGGGGTTCGTGTGGGCGTGTGCGGCTACCATGGCGTCGGGGAGGTGGGGGCTGGGGGTGCTGGGGCTGCTGGGGGTGGGGTTGTGTGTAGGGGGCGGGGTGCGGGGGGTGTGGGGGAGCCTGAGGGGGGTGGCGGTGCTGGGGGTGCTGGTGCTGGTGGGAAGGGCGCTGAGCACGGAGGGGACGGTGGTGTGGGAAGGGCTTGGGATGCGGGTGACGGCAGAGGGGCTGGTGAGGGGGGCGGTGGGGGCGGGGAAGCTGGGCCTGCTGGTGGTGTGGGCCCACCTCTTCCTCGCCTCCACCCCCCTCTCCTCCTTCGAGGCCGCCCTCGCCTGGCTCCTCTCCCCCATCCCCGTCCTCCGCCGCCTCCGCGGCCTCATCGCCGGGACCCTCTCCCTCATGCTCTCCTTCCTCCCCCTCATCGCCCACCAGGCCGCCCTCATCCAGGACGCCCTCGCCGCCCGCCTCCTCTCCCCCTCACGCCATCCCATTCGCTACCTCACCCTCCTCTCCACCACCCTCATCCAGAACCTCATCCTCCTCGCCCAGGAGACCGCCGACGCCCTCACCGCGCGCACCTACTCCTTCACCCCACCCCCCCTCCCCACCGGCCCATCACTCCTTCCTCCACTCCCCTTCCTCGCCGTCCTCGCCCCCCTCACCGCCCTCCTCGCACTCCTTCCCTCCTAG
- a CDS encoding energy-coupling factor ABC transporter ATP-binding protein, with product MSIVLEGVSHRFPDGSWGLKDVSLTIWEGERLLVVGRNGSGKTLLMRHLVGLAQPTEGRVLVDGRDVRQDPFFARRRVGLVFQSADAQLVRHTVRDEVALGPENMGLPGEEVARRVEQVMARLGISQLAARHPRTLSGGEKRRVAIAGVLVMEPAYLVLDEPFANLDLPGIRNVLEALDALAEEGRGWVVISHEAWWLRGRAERVVAMEGGRVVLEGRPDEVAGRLEALGIWEGGGW from the coding sequence ATGAGTATCGTACTGGAAGGTGTGTCCCACCGGTTCCCGGATGGCTCGTGGGGTCTCAAGGATGTATCGCTCACGATCTGGGAGGGTGAGCGTCTTCTGGTGGTGGGCCGGAACGGCTCGGGGAAGACGCTCCTCATGCGCCACCTGGTGGGGCTCGCACAGCCTACCGAGGGCAGGGTCCTGGTGGATGGTCGCGATGTCCGCCAGGATCCGTTCTTTGCGCGACGCAGGGTGGGGCTGGTGTTCCAGAGTGCCGATGCCCAGCTTGTGCGCCATACAGTGAGGGATGAGGTGGCGCTGGGGCCTGAGAACATGGGGCTGCCGGGAGAGGAGGTGGCGCGTCGTGTGGAGCAGGTGATGGCTCGTCTGGGTATCTCCCAGCTTGCGGCCCGTCATCCTCGAACGCTCTCGGGTGGTGAGAAGCGGAGGGTGGCGATTGCAGGAGTGCTCGTGATGGAGCCCGCCTACCTGGTGCTCGACGAGCCGTTCGCCAATCTGGACCTGCCTGGTATACGGAACGTGCTGGAGGCCCTGGATGCGTTGGCAGAGGAGGGTCGGGGATGGGTGGTGATCTCGCACGAGGCGTGGTGGCTCAGAGGCCGGGCTGAGCGGGTGGTGGCGATGGAGGGGGGGCGGGTGGTGCTGGAAGGAAGGCCGGATGAGGTGGCGGGAAGGCTCGAGGCTCTGGGGATATGGGAAGGAGGGGGGTGGTGA
- a CDS encoding biotin transporter BioY yields the protein MDQRTVRYAVVCALFAALIVVGSYLSIPIGPVPIVLQNLFVLLAGLVLGPWLGAASVGLFLLAGAVGLPVFAGGTGGLAHLVGPTGGYLFGYLVAVVLVGLIAGRRGDLARMVIAVVAGSLVIYLLGVPWLKVSLGMDWGKAIAAGMLPFLIGDALKAAAAVAIARALRPLLISQGFIESA from the coding sequence ATGGATCAGAGGACGGTACGGTATGCCGTGGTGTGTGCGCTCTTCGCGGCGCTCATCGTAGTGGGGTCGTATCTTTCGATTCCCATCGGGCCGGTGCCCATCGTACTGCAGAACCTCTTTGTGCTCCTCGCAGGTCTCGTCCTGGGGCCGTGGCTCGGCGCGGCGAGCGTGGGGCTCTTCCTCCTCGCAGGTGCGGTGGGGCTCCCTGTGTTCGCAGGTGGAACCGGCGGGCTCGCACACCTCGTCGGTCCTACGGGTGGGTATCTCTTCGGCTACCTGGTGGCTGTGGTGCTGGTGGGGCTCATCGCAGGGCGACGTGGCGATCTGGCACGTATGGTCATCGCAGTGGTCGCAGGCTCGCTGGTGATCTACCTGCTGGGCGTGCCCTGGCTTAAGGTCTCGCTCGGCATGGACTGGGGCAAGGCCATCGCCGCAGGGATGCTTCCCTTCCTCATCGGTGATGCGCTCAAAGCAGCTGCTGCGGTGGCGATCGCCCGGGCGCTCCGTCCGCTCCTCATCTCGCAGGGGTTCATCGAGTCTGCATGA
- a CDS encoding biotin--[acetyl-CoA-carboxylase] ligase, with product MIVMVNPKRLILTRLREGGVISGQELARELGVSRVAVWKHIQSLVERGYGIMSTGGGYVLEEDGDFVYPWEFSNPELVHWEEETGSTMDLARERAASGAPAGTVVAAERQRAGRGRYGRRWETPPGSIAATVVWRPGVGLDRAWEVLFGAGAALAEVLREQGVPAVLHWPNDVYVEGKKVAGLLLEVLAEHTRLVWASVGIGVNVHSRPEVPEAGALDEWTGGRIRRVELLEEVIARMRLMLGEGPQVVRARWRRVCGLWGKRVVVEEHGKVVRGVAEDIGRRGELVVRTPEGQGVRVVTGVCTVEG from the coding sequence ATGATTGTTATGGTTAACCCAAAGCGGCTCATCCTCACCCGGCTCAGAGAAGGTGGAGTGATCTCGGGACAGGAACTCGCCCGGGAGCTTGGGGTCTCTCGGGTGGCGGTGTGGAAGCACATCCAGAGCTTGGTGGAGCGCGGATACGGCATCATGAGCACGGGTGGTGGATATGTGCTGGAGGAAGACGGGGACTTTGTCTATCCCTGGGAGTTTTCGAATCCGGAACTCGTCCACTGGGAGGAAGAGACGGGGAGCACCATGGATCTCGCGCGGGAGCGCGCGGCATCGGGGGCGCCCGCAGGTACGGTGGTGGCGGCAGAACGGCAACGTGCGGGGAGGGGCCGGTACGGCAGGCGGTGGGAGACGCCGCCCGGGTCCATCGCGGCCACGGTGGTGTGGCGGCCCGGGGTGGGTCTCGACCGTGCGTGGGAGGTGCTCTTCGGGGCCGGGGCGGCACTGGCCGAGGTGTTGCGGGAGCAGGGGGTGCCTGCGGTGCTCCACTGGCCCAACGATGTGTACGTGGAGGGGAAGAAGGTGGCAGGACTCCTCCTGGAAGTGCTCGCCGAGCACACGCGGCTCGTGTGGGCGAGTGTAGGAATAGGGGTGAATGTCCACTCAAGGCCAGAGGTGCCGGAGGCAGGGGCACTGGACGAGTGGACGGGTGGGAGGATACGGCGAGTCGAGCTTCTGGAGGAGGTGATCGCCCGCATGAGGCTGATGCTGGGTGAGGGGCCACAGGTGGTGAGGGCACGATGGCGGAGGGTGTGCGGGCTGTGGGGGAAGCGTGTGGTGGTGGAGGAGCACGGAAAGGTGGTGCGGGGTGTGGCGGAAGACATAGGGAGGCGGGGTGAGCTGGTGGTGCGGACGCCAGAGGGGCAGGGGGTGAGGGTGGTGACAGGGGTGTGCACGGTGGAGGGATAG
- a CDS encoding LVIVD repeat-containing protein — MKHVHVILILTFLLLAGCSSPVGDSDPVSPGLSVVGDLGVGSAVDVAVDGHYAYLTTYVSATLKIVDVADPSSPVLVSTTFLPGDVSAHGLDVAFGYAYVTNEGAFRVINVSDKENPAVEGSITLLSQWPVDVMVEGTYAYVAWGPAGLGIVDVSSPSNLTMTGWLDTAGDARAVVKEGHYVYLADGDNGLLIVDVSTPSQPVAAAQVSGFTASALTLMGGYAYVGTDGDGLVVVNVTDPSSPQQVAQKDVNGGTNTVYAVAASDSYLYLSDAERIAMLDVSNPASPVEVASLSLPYVGGLEIHGGYLYAGGDQGSSLIQPGY; from the coding sequence ATGAAACACGTACATGTTATTCTTATCCTCACATTCCTCCTCCTCGCAGGGTGTAGCTCTCCGGTGGGAGATTCTGACCCGGTCTCCCCCGGCCTTTCGGTGGTGGGAGACCTCGGTGTCGGGAGTGCGGTGGACGTTGCCGTCGATGGGCACTATGCCTACCTCACCACGTATGTTTCCGCCACTCTTAAAATCGTTGATGTGGCCGATCCTTCCAGCCCTGTCTTGGTCTCTACCACATTCCTTCCCGGTGATGTGTCGGCGCACGGGCTCGATGTCGCATTTGGATACGCCTATGTGACCAACGAGGGGGCTTTCCGCGTGATCAATGTGAGTGACAAGGAAAATCCTGCCGTGGAAGGGAGCATCACACTTCTCAGTCAGTGGCCTGTGGATGTGATGGTCGAAGGGACCTATGCCTACGTAGCCTGGGGGCCTGCCGGCCTTGGGATCGTAGACGTGAGTAGCCCCTCCAACCTCACCATGACAGGGTGGCTCGACACCGCCGGCGATGCCCGTGCCGTGGTGAAAGAGGGACACTACGTCTACCTCGCAGACGGGGACAACGGGCTTCTCATCGTGGATGTGAGTACTCCCTCCCAACCGGTGGCCGCGGCCCAGGTCTCTGGTTTCACCGCCTCTGCGCTTACCCTCATGGGTGGGTATGCGTACGTGGGTACGGATGGAGACGGCCTCGTGGTGGTGAACGTCACCGATCCTTCCTCTCCTCAGCAGGTTGCGCAGAAAGATGTGAACGGCGGTACCAACACGGTCTACGCCGTGGCTGCTTCTGACTCCTACCTCTACCTCTCGGACGCTGAGCGCATCGCCATGCTGGACGTCTCGAATCCCGCCTCTCCCGTGGAGGTCGCCTCCCTTTCTCTTCCTTATGTGGGAGGCCTCGAGATCCACGGCGGTTATCTCTATGCAGGAGGAGATCAGGGCTCTTCTCTCATACAGCCGGGCTACTGA
- the glgP gene encoding alpha-glucan family phosphorylase, with protein MSDRVLPRVAYFSMEYGLESDFKIYAGGLGILAGDYLKGAKDHDYPIVGIGILWKQGYTDQLVDEDGRPYDAYKNHRYEFLKDTGVKVKVRIRQRDVWCKVWLVDCFGNAPLYLLDTDLPENEDRWITGQLYGWFGEERIAQEMVLGIGGVRALRALGVEVDVYHFNEGHAVFAAFELIREKMEKGMGFEEAVRATREEVVFTTHTPVKEGNESHYLDRLMYMGANHGLTLEQLVRLGGAPFNMTVAALRLSRISNAVAQLHAETANKMWEGVEGRSEIIGITNAIHLPTWVDERMLRAAGGAGDLWEIHMENKRALIASVKERTGVELDPDALLIGFSRRAAPYKRSDLIFTDPKVIDPLLKARKVQIVFSGKAHPLDDTGKGIVANLVKMTRKYPGSVVFLENYDMRIGRMLTRGADVWLNNPRRPLEASGTSGMKAAMNGVLNLSTLDGWWPEACRHGVNGWQFGNGFTSPNVEEHDAHDARALYRVLTEEVIPTYYEHRGKWVEMMRQSILTTKDRFDVKRMLEEYYERMYQK; from the coding sequence ATGAGCGACCGAGTACTCCCGCGTGTGGCGTACTTTTCCATGGAGTACGGCCTGGAATCCGATTTCAAGATCTACGCCGGCGGGCTCGGCATCCTGGCCGGTGACTACCTCAAGGGCGCGAAGGATCACGATTACCCCATCGTGGGGATAGGGATCCTCTGGAAACAGGGCTACACCGATCAGCTCGTCGACGAGGACGGCAGGCCCTACGATGCCTACAAGAACCATCGCTATGAGTTCCTCAAAGACACGGGCGTGAAGGTGAAGGTGCGGATCAGGCAGAGGGATGTGTGGTGCAAGGTGTGGCTGGTGGACTGCTTTGGGAACGCCCCTCTCTACCTGCTCGACACGGATCTCCCCGAGAACGAGGACAGGTGGATCACCGGTCAGCTCTACGGGTGGTTCGGCGAGGAACGGATCGCCCAGGAGATGGTCCTGGGTATCGGAGGCGTGAGAGCCCTCCGTGCCCTCGGTGTAGAGGTGGATGTGTACCACTTCAACGAGGGCCATGCGGTATTTGCGGCCTTTGAGCTGATCCGTGAAAAGATGGAGAAGGGGATGGGCTTCGAGGAAGCGGTGCGGGCTACTCGAGAGGAGGTGGTGTTCACCACCCACACCCCGGTGAAGGAGGGGAACGAGAGTCACTACCTGGACCGCCTGATGTACATGGGTGCCAACCACGGACTCACCCTGGAGCAGCTCGTGCGACTGGGCGGGGCACCGTTCAACATGACGGTGGCGGCCCTGAGGCTCTCCCGCATCTCCAATGCCGTGGCCCAGCTGCACGCCGAGACCGCCAACAAGATGTGGGAAGGCGTGGAGGGAAGGTCGGAGATCATCGGGATCACCAATGCGATACACCTCCCCACCTGGGTTGACGAACGGATGCTCAGAGCGGCCGGGGGTGCAGGAGACCTGTGGGAAATCCACATGGAGAACAAGCGGGCGCTCATCGCCTCTGTGAAGGAACGCACCGGGGTGGAGCTCGATCCCGATGCACTGCTCATCGGTTTCTCACGACGCGCAGCACCGTACAAGCGGAGTGATCTCATCTTCACCGATCCAAAGGTCATCGATCCTCTCCTCAAGGCCCGGAAGGTGCAAATCGTCTTCTCGGGCAAGGCCCACCCGCTCGACGACACGGGTAAGGGGATCGTGGCCAACCTGGTGAAGATGACCAGGAAGTATCCGGGTTCGGTGGTGTTCCTGGAGAACTATGATATGAGGATAGGGCGCATGCTCACCCGGGGTGCGGATGTGTGGCTCAACAATCCCCGACGGCCCCTGGAGGCGAGCGGCACTTCGGGCATGAAGGCGGCGATGAACGGGGTGCTCAATCTAAGCACGCTCGACGGATGGTGGCCTGAGGCCTGTCGACACGGGGTGAACGGGTGGCAGTTTGGAAACGGGTTTACGAGCCCCAATGTAGAGGAGCACGATGCCCACGATGCGAGAGCGCTCTACCGTGTGCTCACCGAGGAGGTGATCCCCACCTACTACGAACATCGGGGGAAGTGGGTGGAGATGATGCGGCAGAGTATCCTCACCACCAAAGACCGGTTCGACGTGAAGCGGATGCTCGAGGAATACTACGAGCGCATGTATCAGAAGTAA